DNA from Deinobacterium chartae:
CACCGCCGCGAAAACCTTGTCGGCATGGCAGATTCCGTTCTCGTCGCAGGCGCGCAGCGGGAGCACCGTAGCGCCGGGAGCAACCCCAGAGGCGCTGCCTGCGGCCAGCAGCGCCACCGTGCTGCCGTGGTTACGTCCGGCCTCATCCTTGAACCCGTCCGAAGCGTCGGTGTCCTCGTCCACGAAGTCATACCCGGCCTCGAGACGGCCCGAGAGCTGCGGATTGGCACTCACGCCCGTGTCGATCACGGCGATGCGCACACCCGCGCCCGCAGCATCGCGCGTCGAGCCCGTAGGCACCCCAACCGCCGCAAGCGCCTCTGTCACCGTGAGGTCAAAATCCCACACGCTGATCGGATCAGCCCCGTAAATGATCTCGGACTTGGCAAGCTCCTCGAGGATTTCACCCAACGAGCGGTCGCCGACATCGATGGTGGCCAGCGCTCCCCCACAGGCATCGCCCGGACCTGTCAGGTCGCGGAAAGTGTCCGGGCCGGTGACGGGGAGTCCCTTGGCCACCAGCAGATCGTTCAGTTGCTGCTGGGTGACGCCGGGGCGCAGGACCACCATGACCCTGTCAGGCTCGACATCGCCCAGGACCGACAGCGAACCCACCGCCACAGCGCGGCCGCCGCTGATGCGCAGCGATTGCGGGCCACCGTCGACGTCCTCGGGCACCTTAAAGCGCAGTCGGTTCTCGCTGATCACCTCGAAGGGCACCGGGCGGCCTTGCAGGTTGACTTCGCTGACATCACGAGTACTGAGGTTCGTCAGGGCCACCGTGACCGTGCCCCTGCGCTCGACTCGGGAGGGTGAGGGGGTAAAACTGGCGTCGCCGGGGATCCCCCCCGACGGCTGGCACCCAGCGAGGAAAACCACCATGCATGCCATGACCCACTTCATACGCCTCATCCGCGACCTCCACCCAGGAAATTTCGTTTAGTTCCATCACACTGCGGGGCATACGCCCACCCTAAGTAACACTCCCTGAAATGTCTCTGAAACGGTGATTCGGGGGCAGCTGACTGCGGGCGTAAGCCTGCATGGCCTCATGCCCGGAGATCTCAAAAAGCCGCAACGACTCCTCCCAGGCGTCTACATCGTTGGTCAGTTCGGCCAAGTTGGCGAGTGTCGTGGCCAGCATGTACTGTTCCCCGGCCTGACGGGCATATTCCAGAGCGCGTTTGTACGCGGCCTTGGCCTCGTCCAGCCGGCCCTGCCTCTGGCAAAGCGCACCGATGTTGTTCCAAATGCGCGAGGACGTCGCCGTCATACCGGATTCAGCGGCGGCACGGTCGGCCAGCAGGTAGGTGCTGTAGGCCTCGTCCTGACGCCCCTGCTGCTCGATGGACAATCCCAGGTTCAGCAGCACCCGGGCACGTATGGCCTGATTATCTCCAGCGGCCTCGAGCACCTCATGAAAAGCATCGTCGGCGCCTTCTCCCATCAAACAGCGCGCCGTTGCCAGATTGTTCAGAGCCAGGACATGCTTGACCGAATCACCCACCATAAGCCACAGCGCAGCGGCCTTACGGAAGTGGGAAACGGCCTGCTCATAGTCTTGCTGCGCAACCAGCAATAAGCCCAGCGTCCCCAAAGCTTCCGCGCGGCTGGGTGTATCTCCCTCCAGGGCCAGTTCGGCAGCCGCCTTGGCTTCAGCACGTCGCCCCAGCCGGTGAAGCACGCTGGCCCGTAAGGCAAGGAACTCGGGAACATTCCCCAGGCGCTCGAGCACCTCCAGCGATTCACGATAGCGCCCGGCACGTTCGAGGGCACGGGCCAACAGCGCGTCCACTTCGGAACGGGTGGGAGCGGCGCGCAACACCTCCACGGCCCGCTGCGGAAAGCCGCGTCCGAGCAACTCCTGCGCCCAGGCCATATAGGCGGCGCGCACGGCAGGCAGGTCCGTTTCGTCCCAGGCACCCGAGGTGCGCTCCAGCAGACGGTAGGCCTCGAGGCCGCTGGCGACCCGCGCGAGGCGCAGGGCGAGCGGCTCGCGCAGGGTGGGGCGCGCGTCCAGGTAACCGATGGCCGCGTCGCGGGCCCGTACCTCGCGCGAGGGTTCGAGCAGCGCAGCCGCATACAGTTCCTCGAGGGCGCGGGCCAAGGTATCCGCCGAGAACTCCAGTGCCCGCCGTGCCAACGCGGCATCCGGCATTTCGAGCAGCGCCAGCGCGAAATACAGTTCGCGGGCCGACTCGCTGAGATTGTGCAACCGCACCTCGAGGGCCGCGTCGAGCGGCTGATCGTTGAGTGCGGCGACCACCAGCGAGGGCAGACCTCCGGTGCGTTGCCACACCCCGGGGTAGCTGCGCAGATCATGCTCGCTCAGGGGAGCAAGTTCGATCACCCGGTCCACCTCGAGGGTCGGAATTCCTCTGGCCGCGATCACGATGCGGGCAGCGGGCCGCAGCGCGCACAGTTGGGACAGCAGCTCACGGCTCTCGGGGTCTACGCGTTCCCAATCGTCGAACAGCCACAGTTGGCTGGCCCCGGCGCTGCGAACCAGGTGTTGCAGGATACGGGCGGCACCCTCGTGGATCAGCTCGCCGGCCAGCGGCTCGAGCGAGGCGTAGGGCAAGCCGGAGCGGGCCTGCAGATAGGTGCCGCCGACCGCTTTGAGCAGCGCCGTTTTGCCCATGCCCGAAGCGCCGCGCACCCAGATGACCGAGTGCGCGGCGGCGCTCTGAATCGCCTGCCGCTCGGACTCTCGACCCAGAAATACGCGTTGCAGGCGGTTCTGGGCTTCCTCGGCAGTCAGATGCGAGACCGTGCCGTAGCTTTCCAGCTCGGCGCGCACCTGCTGGGCCACCGCGCTGCGTCCGGCGGTCAGCAGCACGTCGAGGCGCAGCAGGGTTTCGGGTTCGTGGTCGCTGCTGATGCTCAGGGCGCGCTCAGCGCGGGCAGCGGCCGCAGCGAAGCGGCCCAGCGCCGCTTCGGACTCGGCCAGTTGCAGCAGGGCGTCCACGGCGCGGGCGGCCAGCATCTCGCGGGTCTGAAAGACCCACTCCTCGAACTCGGGACCGGCCTTGGATTCCACTCCTTCCAGGAAAGCCCCCCGGTACAGGCTGACCGCTTCCTCGAGGCGACGCGAACGCAGGGCCTCGAGGAACTGTACGGCGTCGCAACTCACGTTAGCCCATACCCGGTGCTCGTCGGCCGCGACGGTATCCGGCGCACCGCGCCGGAGCTGGGTCAGGGCAGCCGCGAGGCTGTTCATGGTGTCTTGCGCCTCGGGCCACATCAAGTCGGCGACGAAACGGCGGGGTTTCTGGCCCTCGAGCGCGAGATAGGCCAGCAGCAACAACGGCTTGACCCGTTTGAAGTCGCTGCCTTCTAGGGCAAGGCCCGCGAAGGTGAGAAGTTGCATAGCATTAGCATAACCCAGCTGTGAAGCGCATGCGCAAGACGCGTCGTTTGGATTTGTTCACGGAAACAGCAGCGTGACCTTGAGTCTGGCATCGGCGTCGAAACGCCACAGGTCCGGCTGCTGATCTGTATCGCTGGACAGCGATCCGATGCGCAGCCGGTACTGACTGCGCACGACCTTCCCCTCGAGTTCCTCGGACTTGTTGCGCCGCAACGTGTCCTGCAGCCAGGAACGAAGCTGCTGTGATGCCTGCGCCAGCGCGGTCGCCTCAGCCTTAGCCGGAAGGTCAAAATCCGTTTGGTCGAGCTGAGAGCCGTAATCTACCGGCTCGATTTCCACCTGACCCAGCAGTTGCGGATCACCCACCGTACCCTGGGCAACAAGGTCTAGTTCGGCCCATTCGACCGTACCGCTCTTGGGCAGGTCCGCCAGATCAAAGCTGATAAAGGCACGCTGCTCGTGATTACCGGCCGTATCCCCCACCTCGAGCCGTTCAGGATCCACCTGAAGTTCTCCGGAAGCGCTGAGATTGCCCCCGCTTCCGGGGAGGGTGCGCAGCGCATACGTCTGGCGCCGCAGGGTACTGAACTCGGCGACAAAAGAAGCCTTGATGGCATTGCCGGCCAGATCACGTGCTCCCTCGCGGAGGCCGTAACGGTAGGTACGTGGGGTGGCCGTACCGTAG
Protein-coding regions in this window:
- a CDS encoding S8 family serine peptidase — protein: MALTNLSTRDVSEVNLQGRPVPFEVISENRLRFKVPEDVDGGPQSLRISGGRAVAVGSLSVLGDVEPDRVMVVLRPGVTQQQLNDLLVAKGLPVTGPDTFRDLTGPGDACGGALATIDVGDRSLGEILEELAKSEIIYGADPISVWDFDLTVTEALAAVGVPTGSTRDAAGAGVRIAVIDTGVSANPQLSGRLEAGYDFVDEDTDASDGFKDEAGRNHGSTVALLAAGSASGVAPGATVLPLRACDENGICHADKVFAAVCYALETSKNQLSNLVLNLSLGGDTPVEVLERALAYALNQGTLVAAAGGNQGKAGSPRHYPAAAPLGGLVAVGALAEQRDATGGIKGFGPAEFSTRGNYLDVSAPGEIVVSSVTPAYQGTSFATPLVAGGLAAWRQAHPQGSAKEAETFLKTNVQPLPFSPEEVGAGMLNLKELF
- a CDS encoding tetratricopeptide repeat protein — translated: MQLLTFAGLALEGSDFKRVKPLLLLAYLALEGQKPRRFVADLMWPEAQDTMNSLAAALTQLRRGAPDTVAADEHRVWANVSCDAVQFLEALRSRRLEEAVSLYRGAFLEGVESKAGPEFEEWVFQTREMLAARAVDALLQLAESEAALGRFAAAAARAERALSISSDHEPETLLRLDVLLTAGRSAVAQQVRAELESYGTVSHLTAEEAQNRLQRVFLGRESERQAIQSAAAHSVIWVRGASGMGKTALLKAVGGTYLQARSGLPYASLEPLAGELIHEGAARILQHLVRSAGASQLWLFDDWERVDPESRELLSQLCALRPAARIVIAARGIPTLEVDRVIELAPLSEHDLRSYPGVWQRTGGLPSLVVAALNDQPLDAALEVRLHNLSESARELYFALALLEMPDAALARRALEFSADTLARALEELYAAALLEPSREVRARDAAIGYLDARPTLREPLALRLARVASGLEAYRLLERTSGAWDETDLPAVRAAYMAWAQELLGRGFPQRAVEVLRAAPTRSEVDALLARALERAGRYRESLEVLERLGNVPEFLALRASVLHRLGRRAEAKAAAELALEGDTPSRAEALGTLGLLLVAQQDYEQAVSHFRKAAALWLMVGDSVKHVLALNNLATARCLMGEGADDAFHEVLEAAGDNQAIRARVLLNLGLSIEQQGRQDEAYSTYLLADRAAAESGMTATSSRIWNNIGALCQRQGRLDEAKAAYKRALEYARQAGEQYMLATTLANLAELTNDVDAWEESLRLFEISGHEAMQAYARSQLPPNHRFRDISGSVT
- a CDS encoding Ig-like domain-containing protein translates to MKRTLTVALATLLASCGTNASTPLSDQEPPAVLSASPDQGARGIGADVRLVLQFSEPMNKATTEQAYYSDSPGLQADQVSFSWDPAGRLLTITPRNDLAYGTATPRTYRYGLREGARDLAGNAIKASFVAEFSTLRRQTYALRTLPGSGGNLSASGELQVDPERLEVGDTAGNHEQRAFISFDLADLPKSGTVEWAELDLVAQGTVGDPQLLGQVEIEPVDYGSQLDQTDFDLPAKAEATALAQASQQLRSWLQDTLRRNKSEELEGKVVRSQYRLRIGSLSSDTDQQPDLWRFDADARLKVTLLFP